The DNA region AACATTATTTCGGCTCGGTTGCACGGTTGGTGAGGAGAAAACAAAAGGAGAAAGATCGACATGATGGCCATTTTTAATCTCGTTGTTTCATAGTTCTCACTTGCCTGTCCAAGTAACCAGTCAGTACAGCATGGAAAAATAAGTTTGATGATCTATGTCATTTTGAGAGTTTATTAAGGATCTAGGTGAGAACAAAAAAAGTTTGCATTTTACTCCTATTTCTATTTTACGGCGTACACATCGGTCTCATGTCTATATATTGCATCAATTTATTTCATGCTCCGAGTTAAAGTAGTCTAATTGTGCTATTTTCTTACGAGAGATGTATTAGAAAGGTTTAATTAACCTCTCGAAAATTCGTCAGGTTGTATTAGAAAATATTTACTATGCCCCTAATCACAAAAGAAACTGCAGTCATCCTATTTAAGTTCTGCCTTCAATATATTTGCAGGTATTGATTGCACTATATACCCTTTCTCGAAAAGTACTTACGTGATAAGTTTAAATTATTTTTAATGGTGATATTTTCTTGTGAGAGATGTATTAGAAAGGTTTAATGAGCCTCTCGATAATTCCTTAGGTTACTTTAGAGAGCATTTACTATTTCCCTAATCACAGAAGAAACTGCAGTTGTCCTTGCAAGTATTATTTGCACTATAtatccttctcttttcttttcgaGGAAACATTCTATTTTCTTCTCGAGAAATAACATCGTGATAAGTTTAGGCAGTCTTGGTACCTTTGATACATAATTTATTCAAGAGAATTTTGTAAAATTTGCTTCGGATTTGTCTGAGACACCACGATCAAGTCGTTGCCGCTTTGGTGCCTCGCCTCACCAAAAACAACAGAAGCACACGAGAAAAGGATCAAATGTAATACTTTCCTTAGCTCATCTCTCCATCCAGAATTCGTAGTGAGCGAGAATAACTAAGCCGTGCAGGAACTTGTATACACAGCGCATGGTCTTATCGAATTTGTGCGTGCACACATGCTAGAATTTGTACACAGTACCGAATGACAATAATACGTGACGCTGAAAAAAAAATCAACGTATGTTTGTTCAGGGCATGTTTGTTTCAGAGCCAAAATGGCCCAACGTTCTCGCAGGACTCGTCAAAGTTGTAGCAAGAAAAATCATAACCACGAGTCCACGACCTGAATTGTGACCACAACCTAGTGTGTCGGTGATGCGGAGGACCAAAGCAGAGAAAATGTATAGCATGGCTAAACTGTGGTAAGCACTAGGCAGAACAATGAACAACTAGTTAACCTTGTCAAAGATGGGCTGTGGCGAAGAAATTTTGGTCGCCGACAAGGCCCCTAGTCAAACATACAAATACTTCCTCGACAGTTTCCTTTTCCCTAAAACAGAGTATTGCTTCAGATCGGTTTTATTTTGTTTCAGTGTAAAACGAGGAATACATGATCAAGCAGCAAAGATATCAGCCAAAAGCACCCTTCGACGACATCAAAATTAAAACACGCTAGTATTAAACTTCTCAATGCAAGCCCACATTGTGCTGGTTTCTCCCTCATCCAGCAGATGCTCATCTCGAGCAACTTTATTTATTTTGACCTCAGTACGCACGAATGTGCAAACAGTCTTATATAGGAACATGACGGCTTAGTTGTAGGCATCAGGGTTGGCGACGAGGTAGGCCTCGGCAGCCTTGAAGATGGCAGTGACGGACTCCTTGGCCTTGACGATCTCGTCCTTGACGTCCACACCGGGCAGGAGCTTGTAGGTGGAGTCCACCTTCAccacgctgccgccgccggccgccggctccaCCTTGATGTGTGACGTCGCGGTCTCGATGGCCACGCCGATGCCACCGCCCTCGACGAGGGTGGACTTGCACTCGCACTTGTCCGCGTCCAGGAACTCGAGCCTCTCCTTCATGAAGCCGAACGGCATACCTGCAGGAAGCATCGGCACACATGACACACCCGTGTCGTCCGATGTATTGTGAGAGCAGCCTGCAATCTTAGCGTCATCAGATGGTTTTGTAATAATCAAGTTGAAATGGCATGAGAAAATGCACACCGGAAGTGAAGCTGAACTGCCTGACGCTGCCGACGTTGCCATCGCCGTCGACGGGGTGAGCGCTGGCGACGACGTGGGAGGCGAGCTTGGGCGCCAGGGTGTGCCAGTCCATCACGGCGGGGCGGAAAAGGCGTGGCGCGGCGACCGGCGACGCGATCTCGAGTTTCCAGCTGTTGGTGTAGGCCATGGTTGCCGCGAGATCTTGGCGATGAGAAAGCAATGCTACTGCTCGAACTGTTGCAGGCTTGCAGCTAGCTGCTCGTGTTTGTTTGCTTGGGTGCTAACATGGCGGGAGCACTGGGGGTTTTATAGATGGTTCCCAGCCTCTCAGTTTGGGTTGGTGAGGACGGCGGGTGGTCATCTTGTGAGGCAGTTCAGGCAGCGGTCCTGCTTTTCCCTGAAATCCTAAATGGACGGCATTGTCGGTTCAGCCACAATTATGCAGGGTTGGCTTATATTTGAAAACAAACAACACACAAATACGCAAGTTTGTTTAATTTTTATATATGGTTGGACATCAGAAATCTGATCCCACTCGAGCAATTTAGTTGCAGGCGTCCGGATTGGCGACGAGGTGAAGGTACGCGCCCGGCGGCCTTGAAGATGGCGATGACCGATTCCTTGGCCTTGGCGATCTCGTCCTTCACCTCCACGCCCGGCAGCAGCTTGTAGGTGGAGTCCACCTTCACCACGCTGCCCCCGTCGGCCGCGGGCTCCACCTTGATGTTCGACGTCGCTGTCTCGATGGCCGCGCCGATGCCGCCGCCCTCGACGAGGGTGGACTTGCACTCGCACTTGTCCAGTTGTCCGCGTCCAGGAACGAACTCGAGCCTCTCCTTCATGAAGCCGAACGGCATGGCTGAAGGAGCAGTGGCACGTTACAGGTTGCTTGATCGGCGAGAAAATTAGTTGTGCAAGGTTGGCCTGAGCGTGCAGGAGCTTGATGGCAATTGGCAGGAGCGTACCTGAGGTGAAGTGTTGAACTGCCTGACGCTGCCGACGCGGGCATCGCCCTGGACGATCTGGGCGCTGGCGACCAACGTGGGAAGCGAGCTTTGGAGCCAAGGTGTGCCAGTCCATCACGGGTGCGCGGAACAGGAGCGCCGCCGCAACGGGCGACGTTATCTCGAGGGTCCAGCCGTCGGTGGACGATGCCATTGCCGCGACGAACGATCGAGTAGGTCCCTGCCTGCAATGGCTGTCCAAACTCCGATCAGGACATCGGCGCCCATGCTGCATGTCGGCCACGACGGCACGTGCGCGCTAGCCGCTTCATGGCGACCCAGCAGGGTCTGAACGGGGCGGCGCTTCGGCGAGCCACTGCGTGAGGCGAGCTCAGCTGACAGCTTTCGTGGTCCTTGGACATGGTCGGTACAGTGCAAGCGGGTGACTGTACCTCTTCCAAGAGGGAAGAGAGTGAGGAAATAAACTACCGGGCCAGCGGCGGCTCTCCGGCGAGCCATGGCAGCCGGGGCGGCGCCTCAGCGGGGCGGACGGTACTCGAAATCCCGAccgggggtggacggtatttgaaataccgtccacccctggtTCATCTTTGGCCGTTGGATCGCACACGTACAGCCCAGATAGGACGGGCAGGGGATTCGGTCGTCATCGTCAGGCTGGTGTGCCCGGGAGCTGGAACTTCGAAGCCGCCAGCGTCATGGCGGAGGCTGGAGGCCCAGGTCCGCCGCACCCGCACCTCAAGAGCGTGCTGGAGCACGCCCATTGGCTCGTTGGCCGAGGATGCCTGGAATTTCGTCGCCG from Panicum hallii strain FIL2 chromosome 9, PHallii_v3.1, whole genome shotgun sequence includes:
- the LOC112876961 gene encoding pathogenesis-related protein 1-like isoform X1 encodes the protein MAYTNSWKLEIASPVAAPRLFRPAVMDWHTLAPKLASHVVASAHPVDGDGNVGSVRQFSFTSGCSHNTSDDTGVSCVPMLPAGMPFGFMKERLEFLDADKCECKSTLVEGGGIGVAIETATSHIKVEPAAGGGSVVKVDSTYKLLPGVDVKDEIVKAKESVTAIFKAAEAYLVANPDAYN
- the LOC112876961 gene encoding pathogenesis-related protein 1-like isoform X2; this encodes MAYTNSWKLEIASPVAAPRLFRPAVMDWHTLAPKLASHVVASAHPVDGDGNVGSVRQFSFTSGMPFGFMKERLEFLDADKCECKSTLVEGGGIGVAIETATSHIKVEPAAGGGSVVKVDSTYKLLPGVDVKDEIVKAKESVTAIFKAAEAYLVANPDAYN